TGGGCCAGCGGGGCACCTTCGTCACTACGTAGTCGATTGCGGGCTCGAAGGCGGCGGTCGTCTCGCCCGTGATTTCGTTCGTGATCTCGTGGAGGCGCTTGCCGAGCGCGACCTTCGCGGTCACGCGGGCGATCGGGTACCCCGTCGCCTTGGAGGCCAGCGCGGAGGAGCGGGAAACCCGCGGGTTGACCTCGACGACGCGGTACTCGCCGCCGGGGGTGCCGTCGTCGCGCCAGGCGAACTGGATGTTACACCCACCTTGGATACCGAGTTCGCGGATGACGTCGAGCGCGGCGGTTCGCATCTCCTGGTGCCCCTCGTCGGGGACGATCTGGGAGGGCGTGACGACCGTCGACTCGCCCGTGTGGATCCCCATCGGGTCGATATTCTCCATGTTGCAGATGATGATACACGAGTCGTCGGCGTCGCGCATCACTTCGTACTCGTACTCGACCCAGCCGGCGATCGACTCGGTGATGAGCACCTCGCTGTTGCGGGAGAGGCGCAGTCCCTTGCGGACGCGACGGAGGAGTTCGTCCATCTCGTGGACGACGCCGGAGCCGGAACCGCCCAGCGTGTAGGTCGTCCGGGCGATGACCGGTAGCCCGCCGACCTCGTCGACGGCGGCTTGTACGCGCTCTTTCAGGCCCTCTTCGGTCATGTCGGCGACCGACTCGCCCTCCTCGAGCGAGATGGTGGTCGACGCGGGGACCGGCTGCCCGATCTTCTCCATGCGCTGGCGGAAGAGGTCGCGGTCCTCGGTCGCGTAGATGGTATCCAGCGGCGTGCCCATGATGTCGACGTCGTACTCCTCTAAGACCCCCTCCTCGGCGAGTTCGGCGGTGACGTTCAGGCCGGTCTGGCCGCCCAGTCCGGCGATGACCCCGTCGGGGTTTTCTTTGCGGATGATCTCGGCGATGGCATCGGTCGTGATCGGCTCGATGTAGACCTCGTCGGCCATCTCCGGATCCGTCATGATCGTCGCCGGGTTCGAGTTCACGAGGACGACGCGAGCGCCTTCCTCCTGAAGGGCTCGGCAGGCCTGCGCGCCCGAATAGTCGAATTCGGCGGCCTGTCCGATCTGGATCGGGCCGCTCCCGATCAACAGGATCGTGCGCCCGTCGCCCGTCTCGGCGTCTGTGGCAGTGTCCGTGCTCATTTGTCTTGTCGAATCGGAGTTCGCACATCGTAATAAGCCCCACGATACAGTACGAATCTCGAAACGGCTTTTCGAAATTCGAACTCTCCGCGTCAGGGGATACGCAGGATCACTCCGATTCCCCGGATAGCCGCCGCTCCCTTCGGTTGGTTGTGAATTGCACCCACGGCGTGGGAACGGAGGAATCCGACGTTGGGGTCGGATATAACCGCGGTCCGTGGCCACACATCTTATGTCGGCTCGTTCCGTCTCTTCGGATAACCTAGATGACTGCGTCCGGATCTATCCGTTTCCAGCGGCCCACTACCGTCATCTACGCCGACCCGGACACGGAAGACCGCCGCCGAACCGTCGACGGACTCGAGTCGGCCGCCGACGGCCTCACGGTCGATCCAGTTGCGACGCCGGGCGAGCTCCGCGACGCGCTCGCGGACGTGGACGAACGCGCATGTGTCGTCATCGAATATCAGTTTCCACAGACCGACGCGCTCGCACTCTACGAACGCCTTCGGACCGACGATACCGCGAACCTTCCGTTCCTGCTCTACACTGCTACCGGCGACGAACGACTCGCCAGCGACGCCCTCACGGCCGGTCTGTCGGGATACGTTCCGAAGGGGCTCGAGGACTCGATCGATCGGCTACTCGCCCAGGTTCGGATGGCAACCGACGATCCGGAGCGGGCGGCCGAGGGGGAAGCGGACGTCGACCAATTACGGCCGACAGCAGAACGACGGGCGCTCCAGGCCGAACGCGACCAGTACGCCGCGCTCTTCGAACACAGCCCCGATCCGACGCTCCTGGTCAGGGCAGCCGAAACCGACCGGATCGTCGACGTCAACCCCGAATTCGAGGCGACGTTCGGGTACGATCGGACGGACATCGCCAGCGAATCGATCGACGACCTGCTCGTCCCGGACGACGACGAACCGGTGTGTATCACCGAGAGCGTCGGACTCGAGACGGTTGTGACGGCCGCCGTCGAGCGATTGACCGCCGACGGACGACGGGATTTCTTCCTGCGAGGGTTCGCCATCGAGATCGACGGCGAGATTTACGAGTACGTGATCTACACCGACATCAGCGAGCAGAAACGCCGGGAACGCGAACTCGAGCGCTACCGAACTCTCGTGGATACGGTCGGCGACCCGATGTACATCCTCGACGACGACGGGCGGATCGAGATGGCCAACGACGCGATGGCGGACGCCCTCGGGACGACTCGCACCGATCTCGTCGGCACCCGGCCCTCGAACTACATGTCGGCCGAGGACGTCCAACGGGCGAAGGAAACGCTGTCCCGGATTCTCGCCGACGAGGATCGGACGTGGGGAACCTTCGAGATGGAGTTCGACCCGCTCGACGGCGACGCGTTTCTCGTCGAGAACAACGTCGCACCGCTGCTCGAGGACGGCACGTTCACCGGCAGCGTCGGTGCCATCCGCGATATCAGCGACCGCACGGAGCGCGAGCGACGGATCCGACGTCTCCACGAGGGGACCAGACGACTCATGGCCGCGGAAAGCGCCGAAGAGGTCGCCCGCGTCGCGACCGAGATCGCCCACGACGCGCTGTCG
This portion of the Natrinema salinisoli genome encodes:
- a CDS encoding hybrid sensor histidine kinase/response regulator, producing the protein MTASGSIRFQRPTTVIYADPDTEDRRRTVDGLESAADGLTVDPVATPGELRDALADVDERACVVIEYQFPQTDALALYERLRTDDTANLPFLLYTATGDERLASDALTAGLSGYVPKGLEDSIDRLLAQVRMATDDPERAAEGEADVDQLRPTAERRALQAERDQYAALFEHSPDPTLLVRAAETDRIVDVNPEFEATFGYDRTDIASESIDDLLVPDDDEPVCITESVGLETVVTAAVERLTADGRRDFFLRGFAIEIDGEIYEYVIYTDISEQKRRERELERYRTLVDTVGDPMYILDDDGRIEMANDAMADALGTTRTDLVGTRPSNYMSAEDVQRAKETLSRILADEDRTWGTFEMEFDPLDGDAFLVENNVAPLLEDGTFTGSVGAIRDISDRTERERRIRRLHEGTRRLMAAESAEEVARVATEIAHDALSLEINGIHLYEESASRPVPEGEESVATDPSNDSSQQRGVLTPVAMTDETEALLGTIPTIEPGNSIAWDAFEAGETIVHGDVRRAGNVRNPETPIRSEAHIPLGEEGIFIVSSTTPNDFDPETITLARILAANVEAALERARREDELATRTAELERQNDRLDAFASTVSHDLRNPLTLAAGHLENLEAHVDGEGERYREEIGWALDRMDDLIENVLALARSGQRLTDTARIELDDVVDHAHRTVDPTLDLVRTDPLPTVEADEDRLLVLFENLFRNALEHVGTDVTITIEATDDGFAIADDGPGVPASKREAILKSGYSTSPDGTGFGLAIVSEVVDAHGWAITVSESDAGGLRFDISTADEHGSSVATTPVQDGQ